One genomic window of Leptotrichia trevisanii DSM 22070 includes the following:
- a CDS encoding ComEC/Rec2 family competence protein, whose translation MKNGGNVENNTTTGQNNKKRDFENIRFRKIVKKSDRKEDFKKYKNTKISKNSGSNETQENVTKFENKEFDKYILEMKKLREKETRKKYIKSELSRRKQNLVKFFNMQVGIEEVKRTWQFGILILAGIFLFVFYLNFVTFKGELSGEKTLYVKIDGNRGSVLKVNNKYLKNQASIENKKGLEYGFYLMRYKIRKIVNKNGNIKIEGKLLGYKESRLNVVRKYILEIFDNLFITEENLYAFSHAAVLGEKAEVSKDMKDKFKYTGLAHLIVISGTHISLVVIGIVKILDGFSLGYRFKYLMALVALTFYCALIGFSPGILRAYIMGAMMILARILFEQEDSKKSLLISFIVIIVLNPYSLFDISMQLSYAAVVAIIFVNPEFKKIYQEKILDKIKNEVLRNTVDLIFLSLTIQITSIPLFLYYFEKLPLFSFLLNIVGIPIGTVVIQCLFFIVLLNIFKLSLFNSPIVFVTEIIFKAFEGFIHAGSKIPLLQMSTNGKAPLWTVFAYYGILFFITFFVMPLFTAKIDMYSSSFNTETIK comes from the coding sequence ATGAAAAATGGGGGAAATGTTGAGAATAATACAACAACTGGACAAAATAATAAAAAAAGAGATTTTGAGAATATAAGATTTCGTAAAATTGTAAAAAAATCAGATAGAAAAGAAGATTTTAAAAAATATAAGAATACAAAAATAAGTAAAAATAGTGGAAGCAATGAAACTCAAGAAAATGTAACTAAATTTGAAAATAAGGAATTTGATAAATATATTCTGGAAATGAAAAAATTGAGGGAGAAAGAGACTAGGAAAAAGTATATAAAATCCGAACTTTCACGCAGAAAACAAAATTTAGTAAAATTTTTTAATATGCAAGTTGGAATTGAAGAAGTGAAAAGAACTTGGCAATTTGGAATTTTAATTTTGGCAGGGATTTTTTTGTTTGTGTTTTATCTGAATTTTGTTACTTTTAAGGGAGAACTTTCTGGAGAAAAGACACTTTATGTGAAGATTGATGGAAATCGTGGAAGTGTCTTGAAGGTTAATAACAAATATTTGAAAAACCAGGCGAGCATTGAGAATAAGAAGGGGCTTGAATATGGATTTTACCTTATGCGGTACAAAATTAGGAAAATTGTAAATAAAAATGGCAATATTAAGATTGAAGGGAAACTGCTGGGATATAAAGAATCACGATTAAATGTCGTCCGTAAATATATTTTGGAGATTTTTGATAATTTATTTATAACTGAAGAAAATTTGTATGCTTTTTCACATGCTGCGGTTCTGGGAGAAAAGGCAGAGGTTTCTAAGGATATGAAGGATAAGTTCAAATACACGGGACTGGCTCATTTAATTGTAATTTCTGGGACTCATATAAGTCTAGTTGTTATTGGAATTGTGAAAATTTTGGATGGATTTTCGCTAGGGTATAGGTTTAAATATCTGATGGCACTTGTGGCACTAACTTTCTATTGTGCATTAATTGGATTCTCGCCAGGAATTTTACGTGCTTATATTATGGGAGCGATGATGATTTTGGCAAGGATTCTTTTTGAGCAGGAAGATAGTAAAAAATCTTTGTTAATATCGTTTATTGTTATAATTGTGCTAAATCCGTATTCACTTTTTGATATTTCAATGCAGCTTTCATATGCAGCAGTTGTGGCAATAATATTTGTAAATCCTGAATTTAAGAAAATTTATCAGGAAAAAATTTTGGATAAAATAAAAAACGAGGTTTTGAGAAATACTGTAGATTTGATATTTTTGAGTTTAACAATACAAATTACGAGTATTCCATTATTTTTATATTATTTTGAAAAACTGCCATTATTTTCATTTTTATTAAATATTGTGGGAATACCAATCGGAACAGTTGTTATACAATGTTTATTTTTTATTGTGCTTCTAAATATTTTTAAATTATCTTTATTTAACAGCCCGATTGTTTTTGTTACAGAAATTATTTTTAAGGCTTTTGAGGGATTTATTCACGCTGGAAGCAAAATTCCGCTTTTACAGATGAGTACTAATGGAAAAGCACCATTATGGACGGTTTTTGCATATTATGGAATATTATTTTTTATAACATTTTTTGTAATGCCGTTGTTTACTGCAAAAATTGATATGTACTCAAGCTCCTTTAATACTGAAACAATAAAATAA
- a CDS encoding type II secretion system protein: MRIKGNNKGFTLIEVLLYISIMAILFMVVSVNLQRQRQNQEFAIQKRNVSQFIRKIQQYAQHNRKEYVLDFKISEKTAYFLDEKNGKKDIVDKMEISQNLSYMTNNSNKNADFRRRTTNEGNFEKGFSVYLMDKKGEKIYYRISTNTINAAKYPIISIYRAKKPINLSDDYSKANLWEEEI, translated from the coding sequence ATGAGAATAAAGGGGAATAACAAGGGGTTTACACTCATTGAGGTTTTGTTATACATTTCAATTATGGCGATTTTGTTTATGGTGGTTTCTGTGAATTTGCAGAGACAGAGGCAGAATCAGGAGTTTGCAATTCAAAAGAGGAATGTTAGCCAGTTTATCAGAAAAATTCAGCAGTATGCACAGCACAACAGGAAGGAATATGTACTGGATTTTAAAATATCTGAAAAGACAGCTTATTTTTTGGACGAGAAAAATGGAAAAAAGGATATTGTTGATAAAATGGAGATTTCTCAAAACTTATCGTATATGACAAATAATTCTAATAAAAATGCTGATTTTAGAAGACGTACTACAAATGAAGGAAATTTTGAAAAAGGATTTTCCGTTTATTTGATGGATAAAAAGGGAGAAAAAATTTATTACAGAATTTCTACAAACACAATAAATGCGGCAAAATATCCGATTATAAGTATTTACAGGGCTAAAAAGCCGATTAATCTTTCGGATGACTATTCAAAGGCTAACTTGTGGGAGGAGGAAATTTAG
- a CDS encoding DUF4125 family protein gives MEREISKKESFIRQILKREWEFFQNVHHTEGRAECQDNPQEFEIMRRSQWETLPDEILESYLEDLILAKHRGENIVQDKYARMMKYSSPKEYEIIKGYLPEISQEKEELVQKIVEIYLHWEEEIIKKYPKVTSKGRPLYSKYDTPNYTSIETYLKGELSSYSVKTLKLYYEYIQSCVTNKVNLAENNLENIVLEKGYKTIDEAEKSL, from the coding sequence ATGGAAAGAGAAATTAGTAAAAAAGAAAGTTTTATTCGACAAATCTTAAAAAGGGAATGGGAATTTTTTCAAAATGTGCATCATACGGAAGGAAGAGCAGAATGTCAGGATAATCCGCAGGAATTTGAAATTATGAGAAGAAGTCAATGGGAAACATTGCCTGATGAAATTCTGGAAAGTTATCTGGAAGACTTGATTTTGGCAAAACATCGTGGTGAAAACATTGTTCAGGATAAATATGCTAGAATGATGAAATACAGTTCGCCAAAGGAATATGAAATAATTAAGGGTTACTTGCCCGAAATCTCGCAGGAGAAAGAAGAATTGGTGCAAAAAATAGTAGAAATTTATTTGCATTGGGAAGAAGAAATAATAAAAAAATATCCAAAAGTTACTTCAAAAGGGCGTCCCTTATACTCAAAATATGACACTCCGAACTATACTTCAATTGAAACTTATTTGAAGGGAGAATTATCGTCATATTCAGTAAAAACATTGAAATTATATTACGAGTATATCCAAAGCTGTGTTACAAATAAGGTCAACTTGGCAGAAAATAATTTGGAAAATATTGTACTGGAAAAAGGTTATAAGACTATTGATGAAGCAGAGAAAAGTTTGTAA